A window from Frischella perrara encodes these proteins:
- a CDS encoding helix-turn-helix domain-containing protein, which produces MQNIYKTIRSKSYSVSCELCRIGPSICIPKLLNNALDTVVNCKHAVSKDEIIVNEGTALDRFYIINAGALKTYITVEGKEQINGFYLPGDIIGLDSIHSLKYNCSVKALTNSLICELKYEELMTLVSQNTHVRDTLFKLMSEDIHDFKKLILCFSQKNAEERVGMFIYSLYSKYARRGHVSLNIKLSMSRNDIANYLGLTIETISRILTRMQDLNILTARGKYITIKNLPALIKFAEYHK; this is translated from the coding sequence ATGCAAAATATTTATAAAACCATTCGCAGTAAGAGTTACTCAGTATCATGTGAACTATGTCGCATTGGTCCATCTATTTGCATACCTAAATTACTAAATAACGCTCTTGATACAGTGGTCAATTGTAAACATGCGGTTTCAAAGGATGAAATTATCGTTAATGAAGGTACTGCTTTAGATAGATTCTATATTATAAATGCTGGCGCATTAAAAACCTATATTACTGTCGAAGGTAAGGAGCAAATAAATGGCTTTTATTTACCCGGTGATATTATAGGTTTAGATAGTATTCATTCTTTAAAATATAATTGTTCAGTTAAAGCATTAACCAATAGCTTAATCTGTGAATTAAAATATGAAGAATTGATGACATTAGTATCACAAAATACTCATGTACGAGATACTTTATTTAAATTAATGAGTGAAGATATTCATGACTTTAAGAAGCTAATTTTGTGTTTTTCGCAAAAAAATGCTGAAGAACGAGTTGGAATGTTCATTTATTCTTTATATAGCAAATATGCCCGTCGGGGTCATGTATCCCTTAATATAAAATTATCGATGAGCCGTAATGACATTGCAAACTACCTAGGGTTAACTATTGAAACGATTAGTCGTATCTTGACTCGTATGCAGGATTTAAATATTCTAACGGCACGCGGTAAGTATATTACAATTAAAAATCTACCTGCATTAATCAAATTTGCTGAATATCACAAGTGA
- the lptF gene encoding LPS export ABC transporter permease LptF, producing MIIRRYITKETLKTQLAILFILLMIFFSQKLIRILSNAVDGDIPANLVMPLLLLGVSDMAELILPLSLFLGILITLGRFYSNSEMVAMYACGVKKAIIYQVVILLSIITSVFTISNIVWFGPWSDIQQEQLVEHAKLNPSLAGLLAGQFQRMPQGDSVIYIGNVKNNTIENVFIATTNRSKSQRPTIILANKGQILSDESNNQIIILDNANRYEGTSNIKDFRISNFNHYQGIIKTKELKESDYKKANDVDQISLSELRQLNTPKAQAEYFWRLTLIISAPLMAFLVIPLSAANPRQGRLARVLPAILLYLIYFLLESSIKANAAKGRLDPAFWFFLVNGSYFMLAVIFNIWDSLPMRKLRYKFLPTRFAS from the coding sequence GTGATAATTCGTCGATATATTACAAAAGAAACCCTAAAAACCCAATTAGCAATACTCTTTATCTTATTGATGATATTCTTTTCTCAAAAATTAATAAGAATTTTATCAAATGCTGTTGATGGTGATATCCCTGCAAATTTAGTTATGCCGTTATTATTGTTGGGTGTCTCAGATATGGCCGAACTTATTTTACCACTAAGCCTATTTCTCGGAATTTTAATTACATTAGGTCGTTTTTATTCAAATAGTGAAATGGTAGCTATGTATGCTTGTGGCGTTAAAAAGGCTATCATTTATCAAGTCGTTATTTTACTTTCTATAATTACATCTGTATTTACTATAAGTAATATTGTTTGGTTTGGACCTTGGTCTGATATTCAGCAAGAGCAATTAGTTGAACACGCTAAATTAAATCCAAGTTTGGCCGGATTATTAGCTGGACAATTCCAAAGAATGCCACAAGGTGATTCTGTTATTTATATCGGTAATGTGAAAAATAATACAATTGAAAATGTATTTATTGCTACTACAAATCGTTCTAAATCACAGCGCCCTACTATTATCTTAGCTAATAAAGGTCAAATTCTGTCTGATGAAAGTAACAATCAAATTATTATTCTAGATAATGCAAATCGTTACGAAGGTACATCGAATATCAAAGATTTTCGTATATCGAATTTTAATCATTATCAAGGTATTATCAAAACAAAAGAATTGAAAGAATCAGACTATAAAAAAGCAAATGATGTTGATCAAATCTCATTAAGTGAATTACGTCAGCTCAATACACCTAAGGCTCAAGCTGAATATTTTTGGCGTTTGACGTTAATTATCTCTGCTCCATTAATGGCCTTTCTAGTTATACCTCTTAGTGCGGCCAACCCAAGACAAGGGCGATTAGCGAGGGTATTACCTGCTATTTTGCTATATTTAATCTATTTTTTACTAGAAAGTTCAATTAAGGCTAATGCTGCTAAAGGAAGACTTGACCCGGCATTTTGGTTTTTTCTTGTTAATGGTAGTTATTTTATGTTGGCGGTTATCTTTAATATTTGGGATAGTTTACCAATGAGAAAATTGCGTTATAAATTTTTACCAACTCGTTTTGCTTCATAA
- a CDS encoding DNA polymerase III subunit chi, producing MLKKVIFYLIENAKKFSIDNALLPHEKLACEQIILNWQQGLRILVACQNQEQAERIDEYLWQLSPESFVPHNLVGEGLTNGSPVEIAWVGKKGNGNRQLLVNLQEQFPEFSPAYNDIIDFVPPDENLKALARERYLTYKSMGFNIKTIKVSGG from the coding sequence ATGCTAAAAAAAGTTATTTTTTACTTAATTGAAAATGCAAAAAAATTTTCTATTGATAACGCATTATTGCCTCATGAAAAACTAGCTTGTGAACAGATTATATTAAATTGGCAGCAAGGATTACGAATTCTTGTTGCTTGTCAAAATCAAGAGCAAGCGGAAAGGATTGATGAATATTTATGGCAACTAAGTCCAGAGAGTTTTGTTCCGCATAATTTAGTAGGAGAAGGGCTAACCAATGGTTCTCCTGTTGAGATTGCATGGGTCGGCAAAAAGGGGAATGGTAATAGGCAATTATTAGTTAACCTTCAGGAACAATTCCCTGAATTTTCGCCAGCATACAATGACATTATTGATTTTGTTCCACCAGATGAGAACTTAAAAGCATTGGCAAGAGAGCGTTATTTAACTTATAAAAGTATGGGATTCAATATTAAAACTATTAAAGTTTCTGGTGGGTAA
- a CDS encoding valine--tRNA ligase encodes MKITLDKTYNPQEIEQPIYTHWEKSGYFKPNGDKSAPSYCIAIPPPNVTGSLHMGHAFQQTIMDALIRYHRMQGDNTLWQSGTDHAGIATQMVVERKIAAEENKTRHDYGREQFIEKIWQWKAESGGSITKQMRRLGDSVDWDRERFTMDDGLSNAVKEVFVRLYKEDLIYRGKRLVNWDPKLRTAISDLEVENKEVKGSMWHIRYPLADGVTTADGKNYLVVATTRPETLLGDTGVAVNPEDPRYKNLIGKYVLLPFVNRRIPIVGDEHADMTKGTGCVKITPAHDFNDYEVGKRHQLPMINIFTFDGDIREQAEVFDTNGEPSSVYSSEIPQEFRKLERFAARKAMIAACETLEILEKIEPHDLTIPYGDRGGVVIEPMLTDQWYVRAKVLAEPAIDAVKNGDIQFVPKQYENMYFSWMNDIQDWCISRQLWWGHRIPAWYDNQGNVYVGRDEAEVRRENNLANDIILNQDEDVLDTWFSSALWTFSTLGWPENTDDLKTYHPTDVLVTGFDIIFFWVARMIMMTMHFIKDEHGNPQVPFKTVYVTGLIRDEEGQKMSKSKGNVIDPLDMIDGISLPDLLNKRTGNMMQPQLAEKIAKRTEKQFPNGIEPHGTDALRFTLAALASTGRDINWDLKRLEGYRNFCNKLWNASRYVLMNTQNHDCGFKGGNLEYSLADKWILAEFNQTIKSYQDAFATYRFDIAASILYEFTWNQFCDWYLELTKSILNNGNTNQQRAARHTLVSILESLLRLAHPIIPFITEAIWQNVKGIMNIHADTIMLQKIPNPDHRHDNEQAVSDLNWIKQVVIAIRNIRAEMNIAPSKPLQLLVRDASPLVHRRISDNVTFIKSLAKLSEILILDEGEKGPMSVTKLVDGAELLIPMAGLINKADELARLSKEIDRLDNEIKRIDGKLSNASFVDKAPEAVVAKEKEKRQNYQDDKMKLLDQYASIEKL; translated from the coding sequence ATGAAAATAACATTAGATAAAACATATAATCCTCAAGAAATAGAACAACCCATTTATACTCACTGGGAAAAAAGCGGCTATTTCAAACCAAATGGTGATAAATCAGCACCAAGCTATTGCATCGCAATTCCACCACCAAATGTAACGGGTAGCTTACATATGGGGCACGCATTTCAGCAAACCATCATGGATGCACTAATTCGCTACCATCGTATGCAAGGTGATAATACGCTATGGCAATCAGGTACTGATCATGCTGGCATTGCAACACAAATGGTTGTTGAACGTAAAATTGCAGCTGAAGAAAATAAAACGCGTCATGACTATGGTCGAGAACAATTCATTGAAAAAATCTGGCAATGGAAAGCTGAGTCTGGTGGTAGTATCACTAAACAAATGCGTCGTCTAGGTGATTCCGTAGATTGGGATCGTGAACGTTTCACTATGGACGATGGTTTATCTAATGCCGTTAAAGAAGTCTTTGTTCGTTTATATAAGGAAGATTTAATTTATCGAGGAAAACGATTAGTTAATTGGGATCCAAAACTTCGTACAGCAATTTCAGATTTAGAAGTTGAAAATAAAGAAGTTAAAGGTTCAATGTGGCATATTCGTTATCCTTTAGCAGATGGTGTTACTACTGCTGATGGTAAAAATTATCTTGTTGTAGCAACCACACGTCCAGAAACTTTATTAGGTGATACAGGCGTAGCGGTTAATCCTGAAGATCCTCGTTACAAAAATCTCATCGGAAAATATGTTTTATTACCTTTTGTTAATCGCCGTATACCAATTGTTGGCGATGAACATGCGGATATGACTAAAGGAACGGGATGTGTGAAAATCACACCTGCACATGACTTTAACGACTATGAAGTTGGTAAACGTCATCAATTACCGATGATCAATATATTTACATTTGATGGTGATATACGTGAACAAGCAGAAGTCTTCGATACCAATGGTGAACCTAGTTCTGTTTATTCTTCAGAAATCCCGCAAGAATTTAGAAAGTTAGAACGTTTTGCCGCTCGAAAAGCTATGATTGCGGCTTGTGAAACATTGGAAATACTAGAAAAAATCGAACCTCATGATTTAACAATTCCATATGGCGATCGTGGTGGTGTAGTCATTGAGCCAATGTTAACCGATCAGTGGTATGTTAGAGCCAAAGTGTTAGCTGAACCCGCTATTGATGCTGTAAAAAATGGAGATATTCAATTTGTACCAAAACAATATGAAAACATGTATTTTTCTTGGATGAATGATATTCAAGATTGGTGTATTTCTCGTCAACTTTGGTGGGGACATCGTATTCCGGCTTGGTACGATAATCAAGGTAATGTTTATGTTGGCCGTGATGAAGCGGAAGTGAGACGAGAAAATAATCTTGCTAATGATATTATCTTAAATCAAGATGAGGATGTTCTTGATACTTGGTTCTCATCAGCACTTTGGACTTTTTCAACTTTAGGTTGGCCAGAAAATACCGATGATTTAAAAACCTATCATCCAACAGATGTGCTAGTAACTGGTTTCGATATTATTTTCTTCTGGGTAGCCAGAATGATTATGATGACTATGCATTTTATTAAGGATGAACATGGTAATCCACAAGTACCATTCAAAACTGTTTATGTAACAGGTTTGATTCGTGACGAAGAAGGGCAGAAAATGTCAAAATCTAAAGGGAATGTCATAGATCCTTTAGATATGATTGATGGTATTTCTTTACCCGATCTACTTAATAAACGTACTGGCAATATGATGCAACCTCAGTTAGCTGAAAAAATAGCAAAACGCACTGAAAAACAGTTCCCAAATGGAATTGAACCACATGGTACTGATGCATTACGTTTTACATTAGCTGCTTTAGCTTCAACTGGACGAGATATTAACTGGGATCTTAAACGTCTAGAAGGTTATCGAAATTTCTGTAATAAATTATGGAATGCTAGTCGTTACGTATTAATGAATACACAAAATCATGATTGTGGTTTCAAAGGTGGGAATTTAGAATATTCTCTAGCTGATAAATGGATTTTAGCTGAATTTAATCAAACTATTAAATCTTATCAAGATGCTTTTGCAACCTATCGATTTGATATTGCTGCGAGTATTTTATATGAATTTACTTGGAATCAATTCTGTGATTGGTATTTGGAATTAACCAAATCTATTTTAAATAATGGAAATACAAATCAACAAAGAGCTGCTCGTCATACATTAGTTTCAATACTTGAATCACTATTACGTTTAGCCCATCCGATTATTCCATTTATTACTGAAGCTATTTGGCAAAATGTTAAAGGTATAATGAATATTCATGCCGATACCATTATGTTGCAAAAAATACCAAATCCTGATCATAGACATGATAATGAACAAGCGGTTTCTGATTTAAATTGGATTAAACAGGTTGTCATAGCAATTCGTAATATAAGAGCTGAAATGAATATTGCACCAAGTAAACCATTACAACTCTTAGTACGTGATGCATCACCTTTAGTTCATCGACGAATTAGTGACAATGTCACATTTATTAAATCATTGGCGAAGCTTTCCGAGATTCTTATTTTAGATGAAGGAGAGAAAGGTCCAATGTCTGTAACTAAATTAGTCGATGGAGCTGAATTATTGATTCCAATGGCAGGATTAATTAACAAAGCTGATGAATTAGCACGATTAAGTAAAGAAATAGATCGTCTTGATAATGAAATTAAACGAATTGATGGGAAGCTCTCTAATGCTAGCTTTGTAGATAAAGCACCTGAAGCAGTTGTAGCAAAAGAGAAAGAAAAACGTCAAAATTATCAAGATGATAAAATGAAATTACTTGATCAATATGCTTCAATTGAAAAACTATAA
- a CDS encoding DUF3597 domain-containing protein translates to MSILQNIFSKIIPSSFGNVVGNIKDKVENAAKATKDAVTNHPNESNQANQSNQTQSSTNQNQNNQTNSSNQTPHIDVVSILDGLAKNNPQKLNWRTSIVDMLKLLGLDSSLEARKKLAAELHYQGNTSDSATMNTWLHKEVMKKIAEKGGNVKDLF, encoded by the coding sequence ATGAGTATTTTGCAAAATATATTTTCAAAAATTATTCCATCATCATTTGGCAATGTCGTTGGTAATATCAAAGATAAAGTCGAAAATGCAGCTAAAGCAACGAAAGACGCAGTCACCAATCATCCTAATGAATCTAATCAAGCAAATCAATCTAACCAGACCCAATCATCAACTAACCAAAACCAAAATAATCAAACTAATTCAAGCAATCAAACACCACATATAGATGTCGTTTCGATCCTTGACGGTTTAGCAAAAAATAATCCTCAGAAACTTAATTGGCGTACATCAATTGTTGATATGTTAAAATTGTTAGGATTAGATAGTAGTTTAGAGGCACGTAAAAAATTAGCTGCTGAACTTCATTATCAAGGTAATACTAGTGATAGTGCTACAATGAATACTTGGTTACATAAAGAAGTAATGAAAAAAATTGCCGAAAAAGGCGGTAATGTAAAAGATCTTTTCTAA
- a CDS encoding leucyl aminopeptidase, producing the protein MKFEIKHYDIFKQETDCLILAVVNGEEQSDQIKAFDQLTDNLVAKLIKSGDFKGNIGDTLPLYHLSQVAAKKVLLVGIGNSQDNLLINIPKITKSIADQLACLNSKTVSYAVSHITDSSVYHFVRFFIENLNNHTYRFDEYQTTKSKTVITEKLDLILADNTLLKSAQLAVDHGQIIANAVSATKSLANQPSNICNAQYLADRAKQLSLEHEKLSFSCYDEQALALLKMDAYLAVGRGSDNESIMTILDYRGSKNKKDAPIVLVGKGLTFDSGGISIKPAASMDEMKYDMCGAATVYGVMKAIAELNLPINVIGVMAGCENMPSSTSYRPGDILTTLSGQTVEVINTDAEGRLVLCDVLTFVERYKPRSVIDIATLTGACIVALGHHYTGVLGNDDQLVAQLIEASKKAHDKAWALPMDDDFQAQIKSTCADIVNSAGRDGGTITAGCFLSRFTKNYHWAHLDIAGTAWKSGANKGATGRPVAMLIQYLLDQSH; encoded by the coding sequence ATGAAGTTTGAGATTAAACACTATGATATATTTAAACAAGAAACGGACTGTTTAATTTTAGCCGTAGTTAACGGTGAAGAACAATCAGATCAGATTAAAGCATTTGATCAGTTAACAGATAATTTGGTAGCTAAACTAATTAAGTCAGGTGATTTCAAAGGAAATATTGGTGACACACTACCACTATATCATTTATCGCAGGTGGCAGCTAAGAAAGTATTATTAGTCGGGATTGGTAATTCGCAAGATAATCTATTAATCAACATACCTAAAATTACGAAAAGTATCGCTGATCAATTAGCTTGTTTAAATAGCAAAACAGTTAGTTATGCAGTAAGTCATATTACTGATTCATCCGTTTATCACTTCGTACGATTTTTCATAGAAAACCTTAACAATCATACATATCGATTTGATGAGTATCAAACGACAAAATCCAAGACCGTTATTACTGAAAAACTTGACTTAATTTTAGCTGATAATACATTGTTAAAATCTGCGCAATTAGCGGTTGATCATGGTCAGATTATTGCTAATGCTGTAAGTGCAACCAAATCACTCGCTAATCAACCATCAAATATATGTAATGCACAATATTTAGCGGATAGAGCTAAACAATTGAGTCTTGAACATGAGAAATTATCATTTTCTTGTTATGACGAACAAGCATTGGCATTATTAAAAATGGATGCCTATTTAGCTGTTGGTCGAGGTTCAGATAATGAGTCTATCATGACCATTCTAGATTATCGTGGTTCAAAAAATAAGAAAGATGCGCCAATTGTATTAGTTGGAAAAGGTTTAACTTTTGATTCGGGTGGAATATCGATAAAACCTGCAGCGTCTATGGATGAAATGAAATATGATATGTGTGGGGCTGCAACGGTATATGGTGTAATGAAAGCTATTGCTGAACTCAATTTACCGATCAATGTAATTGGTGTTATGGCAGGTTGTGAGAATATGCCAAGCAGCACATCTTATCGCCCAGGTGATATTTTGACAACACTATCCGGTCAAACAGTTGAAGTTATTAATACAGATGCTGAAGGTCGTTTAGTATTATGTGACGTACTGACCTTCGTTGAACGATATAAACCGCGTTCAGTGATTGATATCGCAACATTGACTGGTGCTTGTATTGTTGCGCTAGGACATCATTATACAGGTGTATTAGGTAATGATGATCAACTTGTTGCTCAACTAATAGAAGCATCAAAAAAAGCACATGATAAAGCTTGGGCATTACCTATGGATGATGATTTTCAAGCGCAAATCAAATCAACTTGTGCCGATATTGTTAATTCGGCAGGGCGAGATGGTGGGACTATAACTGCCGGTTGCTTTTTATCACGATTTACAAAAAATTACCATTGGGCTCATTTAGACATTGCCGGTACCGCTTGGAAATCAGGTGCTAATAAAGGTGCAACGGGTAGACCTGTTGCAATGTTAATACAATATTTGTTAGATCAATCTCATTAG
- a CDS encoding YdgH/BhsA/McbA-like domain containing protein: MKLIKTSYIATLLATMIGVGTANASQELTPEKADSLQSFKEISIRGLFYSESDSVRAMSKAADKQGADYFYITSTNVAPSNDGLRIVYAKLYKADAKPVDKTVENFRQFNGVLEYPKDTAIHYEPYDIIRLRGYFPTQVELNNAVAKAASKKDAYAFFIDRLVEVNGGNKQITAYLFKKDAAERKLQPENAIPYDSEAGQLALAQGGEAAMQVERPGYYSSSAFNEQFYSKKFNNSVIEDVKQEPNVKKEQAVEKNQTIVTNNNKPVASTTLVTPTPSTNNQLVIPQVKSSRYTVTLPDGTKIEELNDGTAAKMVAFDTIKIRGYFVTAQEISYKAGKKAAENGAKYFHISRIAQDSKGPNKTIYIDLYR; encoded by the coding sequence ATGAAACTAATTAAGACATCTTACATAGCTACATTGTTAGCTACTATGATTGGGGTTGGTACTGCCAATGCATCTCAAGAATTAACACCTGAAAAAGCCGATTCACTTCAGTCTTTTAAAGAAATCTCTATTCGAGGATTATTCTATAGTGAATCTGATAGTGTTAGAGCAATGTCAAAAGCAGCAGATAAACAAGGTGCTGACTACTTTTATATTACGAGTACCAATGTAGCTCCAAGTAATGATGGATTAAGAATTGTTTATGCAAAATTATATAAAGCAGATGCAAAACCAGTTGATAAGACAGTAGAAAATTTCCGACAATTTAATGGTGTACTTGAATATCCAAAAGATACCGCTATTCATTATGAACCTTATGACATAATAAGATTACGTGGATACTTCCCTACTCAAGTTGAATTAAATAATGCTGTTGCTAAAGCCGCATCTAAAAAAGATGCTTATGCTTTTTTTATAGATAGATTAGTTGAAGTTAATGGTGGAAATAAACAAATTACTGCATATTTATTTAAAAAAGATGCTGCTGAAAGAAAACTTCAACCTGAAAATGCGATTCCTTATGATTCAGAAGCGGGTCAATTAGCTTTAGCTCAAGGGGGCGAAGCTGCAATGCAGGTAGAACGCCCAGGATATTATTCGTCATCAGCATTTAATGAACAATTTTATTCTAAAAAATTCAATAATTCAGTAATTGAAGATGTTAAGCAAGAACCAAATGTTAAAAAAGAACAAGCTGTAGAGAAAAACCAAACAATTGTGACTAATAACAATAAACCGGTCGCTTCTACAACTTTGGTCACCCCTACCCCATCTACGAATAATCAATTAGTAATTCCTCAAGTAAAAAGCTCTCGTTACACTGTAACGTTGCCAGATGGAACAAAAATTGAAGAACTTAATGATGGAACTGCGGCTAAAATGGTAGCATTTGATACAATTAAAATTAGAGGTTATTTTGTAACAGCACAAGAAATTTCTTATAAAGCTGGTAAGAAAGCAGCAGAAAATGGAGCTAAATATTTCCATATATCTCGAATTGCACAAGATTCAAAAGGACCAAATAAAACAATTTATATTGATCTTTATCGTTAA
- the lptG gene encoding LPS export ABC transporter permease LptG, whose amino-acid sequence MFTILDRYIGKTILNMIGITLFLLISLSVIIRFIDQLRRVKLDYNAFSAALYSLFLVPKDLELFFPIAALIGALIGLGILASKSELIVMETAGFGRINIVKSVLKTAIPLMLIVMAVGEWVAPVAEQAARNMRSEKLYGGSLLASQNSIWVKDTNEFVHINKVNADNSISNIDIYSVNNGNLTAITHAAFGTYKKNHWQLQQVDKTDLTNANKIQNTNYINMDWKTTITPDKLNIVAQDPDSLSASGLYQYAQYLKLSGQDASNYELLFWKKMFKPLSITVMMLLALSFIFGPLRSVPMGIRVVTGVFFGFIFYITDTLFSKIIIYIGLSPMLGALITSMLFLGFSYYLFTRKR is encoded by the coding sequence ATGTTTACGATTTTAGACCGTTATATCGGCAAAACGATTTTGAATATGATTGGTATTACATTATTTTTGCTTATTAGTTTATCAGTGATTATTCGTTTTATCGATCAATTAAGACGAGTTAAGTTAGATTATAATGCCTTTTCAGCAGCATTATATTCCCTGTTCTTAGTGCCAAAAGATTTAGAATTATTCTTTCCAATCGCAGCACTTATTGGTGCTTTAATTGGGCTTGGTATATTAGCGTCTAAGAGTGAATTGATTGTTATGGAAACGGCTGGTTTTGGTCGCATTAATATCGTCAAATCAGTATTAAAAACAGCTATTCCGTTAATGCTAATTGTTATGGCCGTTGGTGAATGGGTCGCTCCTGTAGCTGAGCAAGCAGCGCGTAATATGCGATCTGAAAAACTGTATGGTGGTTCATTATTAGCTTCACAAAATAGTATCTGGGTCAAGGATACTAATGAGTTTGTACATATAAATAAAGTTAATGCAGATAATTCTATTTCAAATATTGATATCTATTCAGTTAATAATGGTAATTTAACCGCAATTACACATGCAGCTTTTGGTACTTATAAAAAAAATCATTGGCAATTACAGCAAGTTGATAAAACCGATTTAACCAATGCTAATAAAATTCAAAATACTAACTATATTAATATGGATTGGAAAACCACTATCACACCTGATAAATTAAATATCGTAGCACAAGATCCTGATTCATTATCAGCATCTGGGTTGTATCAGTATGCACAGTATTTAAAATTATCAGGTCAAGATGCAAGTAATTATGAGCTTTTATTCTGGAAGAAAATGTTTAAACCACTTTCTATTACAGTAATGATGCTTCTTGCTCTATCTTTTATATTTGGACCTTTGCGAAGTGTTCCAATGGGAATTAGAGTCGTTACTGGTGTCTTTTTTGGTTTTATTTTTTATATCACCGATACGCTATTTTCTAAGATTATTATTTATATTGGCTTATCTCCTATGCTAGGTGCTTTAATTACAAGTATGCTATTTTTAGGCTTTAGTTATTATCTGTTTACGCGGAAAAGGTGA
- a CDS encoding SDR family oxidoreductase: MSKQSNNPLTKYYHDKFPKQKQPAPGLQFEMKPVPDCGEKSYQGHQRLEGLKMLVTGGDSGIGRAAAIAYAKEGADVAINYLPHEQKDAEDVAKVIESVGRKAVLIPGDLSDEAFCKKLVDQAHEKLGGLDNVTFVAGKQTAVEDIMKLTTEQIKKTFEINVFSLFWVTKAALGYLKAGSTIITTSSIQAYQPSANLLDYACTKTAIIAFTRGLAKQVAKKGIRVNSVAPGPIWTPLQICGGQPSEVIPEFGKQAPLMRAGQPVELASLYVFLASEESSYITADTFGVTGGMHIN, from the coding sequence ATGAGTAAACAATCAAACAATCCGCTAACTAAATACTATCACGACAAATTCCCAAAACAGAAACAGCCAGCTCCGGGATTACAATTTGAAATGAAGCCTGTTCCGGATTGTGGAGAAAAAAGCTATCAAGGTCATCAACGTTTAGAAGGCCTTAAAATGTTGGTTACCGGTGGCGATTCTGGAATTGGTCGAGCGGCAGCAATAGCTTATGCTAAAGAAGGTGCTGATGTAGCAATTAATTATTTACCTCATGAACAGAAAGATGCCGAAGATGTAGCTAAAGTGATTGAATCAGTTGGTCGCAAAGCTGTGCTCATTCCAGGCGATCTAAGTGATGAAGCATTTTGTAAAAAATTAGTTGATCAGGCTCATGAGAAACTTGGTGGATTAGACAATGTCACATTCGTTGCCGGAAAACAAACGGCTGTCGAAGATATAATGAAATTAACAACAGAGCAAATTAAGAAAACCTTTGAAATCAATGTATTCTCTTTGTTCTGGGTCACGAAAGCTGCATTAGGATATTTAAAAGCAGGTTCAACAATTATTACTACCTCATCAATTCAAGCTTATCAACCAAGTGCCAATTTATTAGATTATGCTTGTACTAAAACAGCTATAATTGCTTTCACTCGAGGCTTAGCAAAACAAGTTGCTAAAAAAGGTATACGAGTAAATAGTGTTGCCCCTGGTCCAATCTGGACACCGTTACAAATCTGTGGAGGTCAACCAAGTGAGGTGATCCCGGAATTTGGGAAACAAGCTCCATTAATGCGAGCGGGTCAGCCGGTAGAATTAGCGAGTTTATATGTATTTTTAGCGTCAGAGGAATCGAGTTATATTACGGCGGACACATTTGGTGTTACGGGTGGTATGCACATCAATTAA